AATACACGACTTCATACCCACCCACAATTATATGAAGGCCAGCAGCCACATACTGTATTTCAAGAAAGCTTAATCACCCAATATTTCAAAGTCCTGACTAGCTGTAAATTTCAAGAATATCAAACTAACAATTCTTCACATCAATGTGACTATGCTCATAGGCATATGTATAACcagcaaagaaaaataaaaaaaataaaaccacaTCAGATCATCTTCAAAGATAGGTAATATATACATTAAGCTCAAAAAAGTTACCACCTTGCAAAAAACTTACACACATTCTAATCCATCAATCCTCTAAATTAACCGCCCAAACATTCTTCCACCGGTCTCCGCCAGGCGGATCCAGGTCGACCCGGGTCCGGCACACGGGGCAATTCGGTTTCCTCCCAATCCACCTATCCACGCAATTCGAATGAAACAAGTGCCTGCAAATCGGGATTTCCCTGCAGCTCTCCCCCTCCCGAAATGACTCCAAACAAATCGCGCAATCCGACGAATTGGGCGAATCGGCGACGCGATACGCGACGGCGGGGAGAAAGGCGTCGAAATCGGGCAAGGGCTCGGGGTCAGCGGGGGCGGGGCGGAGGAGGCGATTGCAGCAGCGGCGGGTGAAGTTGTTGGACATGAAGAGGAAGTTGATGAGGAGGATTGCCGCGAAgccgaggaagaagaggaagagggaCGTGACGACTGCCATGATTACGCatttgaggaagaagaggaggagtTTCCTCTGGCTCCGGTTCAGCACCCGAtgcggcggcggcgcgcgGCGGTGCTGGTTTGGTTGGGGCATCGTGTAAATTTCGTTTGGTGATTTTGTTCTTTGAATTGGATCTAGTGGTGATTTTGAGATGAAGGGGTGAACGATgtgatattcttttttttttacaatttttttggggaaaagtgatttggatttggacagagagagggagaggacAATTTGCGCCACCAATTTATCTCAAATTTGTTATCTCACGTCACTAggaaagaattttttttgtgattccATAGGATTATTCCTACGGTTATATAATTACGACTCTCCCAAATAGGTTTATTGAGGTTGTAATGTGaataaatactctctccgtcccggatTAGAAGTCACTTATTGTCATGACtcgaattttaagaaagagttgaagtatgtaataaattaagtgagatgatggagtgtataataaataaagttagtTGGTTGAAGCCTAGGTGAGtcccttttgattttttggatttttatttttattttgatttattttaatgtagataattgCATTTTGAcgtaattttgatgaacaatGGGTAAAActgtatgaccaaatatagaaaattctaaatgtaatttttaaattgagacggacttttataataaaaaagtgactcttaatctaGAACAAAGGAGTAAAGTCGTTTTGTTTTGAATCTTTTTGATACATATGATATACATATGATATGTTTTAAGTTATAGTAACTTGTAAATAAGGCACATATATAGTTTGGGCTcacatcattaaaatatataggcATGCCGATACTATGGCCACAAGGCCCAACACCTTAGGGTCATGTGACTATGTGAGTAACCgatttaaattaatgttgTATAATTGGGCTTAATATTTAGCTATTTCTAGTTGATTTACCTTCGTTATAACTTATGAGAAAATTAAACATTGATACTCTTATTTATGGAGTAGTTAAGGTTTACAAATGGAAGTTATCGCCACctttgataattttatctcattttaaaaattcgtTGTTTTTATCCTAATATGAATTACTCCCCGtgtcttataaaaatagaaactttttcaatttttgcatttctcataaaaataatacacttttatttttggtaacaataagagtcacatttcacgtttaccataaatagtactccctccgtcccagagtaTTAGACTcgcttcttttgggcacaggattttaggaggtgaTGTTTAATGGTGTAAATGAAGTTGGT
The nucleotide sequence above comes from Salvia hispanica cultivar TCC Black 2014 chromosome 5, UniMelb_Shisp_WGS_1.0, whole genome shotgun sequence. Encoded proteins:
- the LOC125190433 gene encoding RING-H2 finger protein ATL56-like — protein: MPQPNQHRRAPPPHRVLNRSQRKLLLFFLKCVIMAVVTSLFLFFLGFAAILLINFLFMSNNFTRRCCNRLLRPAPADPEPLPDFDAFLPAVAYRVADSPNSSDCAICLESFREGESCREIPICRHLFHSNCVDRWIGRKPNCPVCRTRVDLDPPGGDRWKNVWAVNLED